A single region of the Leptodactylus fuscus isolate aLepFus1 chromosome 5, aLepFus1.hap2, whole genome shotgun sequence genome encodes:
- the LOC142205027 gene encoding cysteine-rich and transmembrane domain-containing protein 1-like codes for MNYENPPPYSGVNPPAPYPPYGQPVGGPAPYPAQYPPQYPAQYPGYPPAPAEYQPGQPGYQGYPQYGWQGGQPPAPVYMEAPKNTVYVVEERRRDDSGESACLTACWTALCCCCLWDMLT; via the exons ATGAATTATGAAAATCCTCCACCATACTCAGGGGTTAATCCACCAGCACCTTACCCACCATATGGACAACCTGTAGGGGGCCCAGCTCCGTACCCAGCTCAGTACCCTCCTCAGTACCCAGCTCAGTATCCTGGTTATCCGCCTGCTCCTGCGGAGTATCAGCCAGGGCAGCCAGGCTATCAAGGATATCCTCAGTATGGCTGGCAAGGCGGTCAACCACCAGCGCCTGTGTACATGGAAGCTCCTAAAAATACAG tTTATGTTGTAGAAGAGAGAAGACGGGACGATTCTGGAGAAAGTGCCTGTTTAACCGCCTGTTGGACTGCGCTGTGCTGCTGCTGCCTTTGGGACATGTTAACATGA